A stretch of DNA from Camelus ferus isolate YT-003-E chromosome 18, BCGSAC_Cfer_1.0, whole genome shotgun sequence:
AGTCACAGATAAGTGGCATGGGTCTCACGTCGTGGGGTTATTGACCACCTTGAACTTCGAAGATGGTCCAGACAGGAACAAGACCCAGACATTCCAAGCCATGGTCCAGGGTAGTCACGTGGGATTGACAGGTGAGACCAACGAGGACCGTCGAGTTGGATATCAGAACACTCAGGGTTGGGCCCTACCTCTGACCTCACCAACATCTCTGGGCCTTAGTCACTTCTGTTGTAATAGAACTAAATACTTTCAATGCTTGTGTATGTTCTctataaatgttttctctcttcccttccagctTTGAGGTTCTTTGATTCTGTCCTTGGAGTTGTGGTGAGATGGGCTAGATTTGACCTAATACTCCTTTTCATCTCTCTTCATCCCTAGAGCCTTCTGTTAGAGGcactttctttttccccaggGATATCAGAGAAGCATGTCCTGCTCATTTAAACTAGTGTCTTTAGTGCCTGTTACGTGCTTAGCCCAGCTCTCAGTTCTATGAAGGATACAGAAAAAGTTAAATATCATCCATTCTCAAACTGCTTAGAGTATTCTGGGGAAAAGATGAGTGAGAGAGTCAGGGGGTGCCATTAATTCCTGTGTGAGATTTGGCCTCAGGTTCCTTATCTAAAAAATGTGAagatgagaagagagaggagagaaaggtggAATTTTCAGACTTCTGAGATCTTTTCCAACACTGTCATTCTAAGATTCTCCTATGAAtcaatatgtgtatgtgtgtggaggtGGGTAGGCCTCTGTATTTCCAGGTATACGTGTTTGTGATCAAAGAGCAAGAGTAAAGGAATGTATCTGTTATATACAGACTTGGgacattttttcctgttctttttattttaaaaaaatatatgtaacagctttattgagatatgattcatGTACCATAAAAtacacccatttaaaatgtataaataaatggcTTTTTGTATATTCACAAAAGCATTCAACTGCCCCCACAAtgaattccagaacattttcactaGCTGACAAAGAAAtcttgtacccattagcagtcacttgcCTTTTTCTCCTAACCTCTCACCCTAGGCAACcagtaatctactttctgtctctgtagatttgcctactctggacatttcgtataaatgtggtcttttgtgacagGCTTCTTcatttagcatcatgttttcaaggttcatccatgttgtattaTATGtcaatacttcatttctttttcttgccggAGAATATTCACTATATGaatattccatattttatttatccgtTCATCAGTTAAttgacatttggattatttccactttttgtctCTTATGAATGATACTGCTAGGAAcactcatgtacaagtttttgcattatcatatgttttcttttgggtatatataccaggagtggaatttctggcttatatggtaactctttgtttaatcttttgaggagctgccagactgttttccaaagtggctgtgtcaTTTTACATTGCTACTAgtaatgtatgagagttctaatttctttacttcctcaccaacatttgttattatgtgtctttttgattatagccatcctcaTCAGTGTAAAGTGGTATCTAACTAttgttctcatttgcattttcttgatgactaatgttattgagcattttttcatttgcttattggccatttgtatctcttttttggagaaatgtgtattcagaGTTTTTGCGCATCTTTAAAATTGAATAATTTGTCTTCTaattattgagttataagagtatttttgtattttccagatAGAAGCCTCTTATCTgttgtattttgcaaattttctctcccattctctgggttatcttttcactttgttgatggtgtgctttgaagcacaaaagtttttaattgaggtgaagtctagtttatctattttttttgttgttgttgcttgtgATTTTAGTATCATATCTAAGAAGACTTTGCCAAACTTGAGGTCAGTAAGATTTACTCCTACATTTTctcctaagaattttatagttctagctcttacatttaggcctgtgatccattttgaattaatttttgtgtatggtgtgaggatgGGATCCAACTGTACTCTTTTGCAGTTGCtattcagttgtcccagcatgttttgttgagaagactattctttccccattgaagaGTCTTGGAACTTTTACTGAAAATTACTTGACCatagatgtatgggtttatttctggattctcagttctgTGCCATTAACCTATATGTCTGTGCTTATGCTAGTGTCacactgttttgatcactgtagtgttgtagtaagtttttaaatctgaaaatgtgagttctccagctttgttctttttttaagattgttttggctattctagacccttgaatttccatatgaattttaggagcagcttgtcaatttctgcttCTGCAAAGAAACCCAGTTCTTTTTATTATGGTTAGAAATAAAGTTATAACATCAAAGATTCTTCCGGACAAAGTAAAAAGTAATCAcatatggggggagggtatagctcagtggcagagtgcctgcttagcatgccaaaggtcctgggttcaatcctcagtaccaccattaaaaataaataaataaataaatctaattaccccccccgaAGTAATCACATATGATTGCATCATGTAAGCAATggctattgagcacctactatgtaccaagcatGGGGAATACAGAGATCTGTAAGATATGGGTCTTCACCTCAAGTTACTCACAATCTAGCAAGGATTCAGATGTGAACAGAAGTAAATACCTTTCAACACGTGCAGTAGAACACAAGGTACAGTAGGAATACTCAGATATCTGTCAAGCAGGGATGATGAAGACAGGCTTTTCCAAGGATACAGCGATAGAGCCTAGGCTTGAGGGAGGCTTAGGAATGTACCCTTCCAGCTAGAGGGAAGAGCGAATGCAAAGGCATGCAGACAGAGATTAGAATGGCTCGGTTAGGAACTTCCAGGGGTTCAGTTTGACAGGTGCAGAGAAAGGAGTGTTGAATAAGTGGCAGGAGATGGGTCTGAAGAAGCAGGCAGAGTCCCACGGAGAGTCTCCTGTGCCAAGCCAAGGTAGTTGGACTTTATCCAACACAAATAGTTTAATCAGGAAAATAgtagaattttgttgttgttgttcttttaagAAGATCATATTCTGTTGGCTGACTGCCTGGAAGAAATGTGTCCAGATGCACAAAGACCAGTTAGGAAGTGTTTGCAATAAAAAAGATGATAAGAAAAACTGAGCTAAGACAGTGGTGTTGAAAGAAGGGGATTGATTTGTGAGCGTTGTTAGAAGTGTGGGATTGACAGGATTTGGTGACTGATttgattttgtgtatgtttctcaGTTCTAATTATGATGTATATACtggtttgtatttctctttttcctgctttctgaCATCATGTTTTTTGTATTACTGAATGGCCAGAACactattattttaatggatataAATTGATCTGTTAATGGTTAGGCCATCATTTGTTAATGATTTCCCTATtgttaaacatctttattttttctattttttgatatttttatgaaattatagTAAACATTTGgtatagtttgcatttttcttttgaatccaTTTCTTAGGGTTAGTTTCTACTGAGTCAGAGGGTAGGGACcttttttaaacacacaaattcattttattgtggattcACTATCACACAGAAGTATACAAAGCAACCATAAAAGTCCTCCTTACCTCCCCTGCAGAGTCCATGGTTTTGTGGGCATCCTCTCagtccctctctgtctccccttAAAATtgacaaggggggagggtatagctcaaagtggtagagcacatgcttagcattcatgaggtcctgggttcaatctccagtacctcctctaaaaaaagtaaataaacaaataaacctaattaccaccccctcaatgttcttacaaaaacaaaaaaaaacttttaaaaaaattgacagaaaatTGTCTTCTAACAGGTGTCACCAATGGAGAGTGCTCATTTCCCCACATCTTCAACAATTCTTGTTattaaagtcttttaaatttttaccaaTTTGATGGCCTAGAGAATTACCtgattgttttaatttactttctccTGAACTAATGAGGTTGAACATCTTACAGGTTTATTGGccattttcttgtcttctctgaATTTCCTGTTCAtatcctttacttttcttttaagttatttgtctttatcttctgaattttttagatctttatacattctggatagcAAACCCCTTTGCTAGTTAAATATATTATAGGTATTTTCAACcattctgttactttttaaaaacttatcttTCATTGTATAGAAgcctttaatttttatgaaatttattgCTCTTGTTCCCTACTCAGGCTTTTAGGTTTTGTGTCTTTCTTTGGAAAGCCTTTCCcactttaaattagaaaatactcttctgtattttctttcaatacttgcttaagtttttgttttgttttgttttagtttatttgtATAGGTCTTTAATACAGCTGGATTTTATAGTGTGAGGTAagagtctgattttttttcccaaatggaaatTGTCTCAAGATCATTGACTGAATAGGCCATCCTTTTCCCACTAATTTGAAATGGGGTATGAACCTTTTAACAGATTTTGGTGGAAAACTGCTTTCTTAGAAAGgacaaaatatacaaactgaCATCAGCAATGTGTATCTACCCCAGTTTTGCTACAGCTTTCTGAGTATTGGtatgattattttattgattgtgagctagtttaaattaattttttatttatattggtaTATAGTTATATTCATTTCTCAGTGATGTAAATGAAGGCATTTACTTTATTGAATAGAATCAATGCCAAAATACTTGGTATGGTAAGGAAGCCTATAGAAATGAATAGATGTCTAAAGATGGATAGCTCCCAACCTACctgcattttcttccatttcctccccTGTGCCTCTCATAGGATCTTCTGCAGAAGAGCTGATCCTCATTACAGCCAGGGTGACCACAGAAAAGACACCAGGAACCTGCCTGTATTTTAGTAGTGCTCCAGGAATTCTGCCCTCCAGCCAGCCACCCATGTCCTGCTCAGAAGAGGGAGCAGGAAATGCTACCCTGAGCCGTGAGATGGCTGAGGAGTGTGTCAGTGTCTGGAGCCGTGAAGGTCTTGTGCTCACCAAGCTGCTCACCTCGGTAAGAGCCTCAGATTGTTGGGGTTTCATAAACTGCCTGTGCTGAATGCTGTGTCTTGATGGCTTCTGGAGGCAATTTTACCTAGTAGAAAAAGCCCAGGCTTTATAATCCTGCCTcagaggctgtgtgaccttgaacaagcatctgagcctcagcttcctcatctgtaaaatagaaaacatgataCTGTCTCCTAATTCCAACAAATAAGGATAAATGAGAATGAATATAAAGTGCCTAgtacaatgcctggtacataataa
This window harbors:
- the TMEM219 gene encoding insulin-like growth factor-binding protein 3 receptor isoform X2; this encodes MGSCQAGHNLHLCLAHHPPLVCATFILLLLGLSGLGLGVFLLTHRTGLRSPDIPQDWVSFLRSFGHLTLCPVNGTVTDKWHGSHVVGLLTTLNFEDGPDRNKTQTFQAMVQGSHVGLTGSSAEELILITARVTTEKTPGTCLYFSSAPGILPSSQPPMSCSEEGAGNATLSREMAEECVSVWSREGLVLTKLLTSEELALCGSRLLVLGSFLLLFCGLLCYLTAVYFHPRRESHWSRTRL